The Flavobacterium sp. IMCC34852 genome contains the following window.
TATTTTCTTTAAAAATGCCATTAACCTTGCTTAGTTTATCTTTTTTTCCATCACGTAATCATCCATAACATATCCTTGACCAATATCGATTACTTCTTCTTTAGTAATATCAAAACCCAATTTCTTATAAAAATGTTGCGCCGGATTGTACTTATTGACATTGAGAAACAGCGCTATGTTGTTGTGCTTTTGGGCCTCATTGGCGATGTAGTCCAATAAAAACCGGCCTATCCCTTTCCCTTGTTGGGTGGAAAGAATATAAATTTTGTGAATCTTGGTTTTATGGGTTCCGTTACAATCAAATTCATAAGACGCAAACCCAACCGACATCTCATTTTCCTTAGCCAAAATAAAATGATGCTGCTTTTCATTGGCTTGCTTTTGAAGCGAAGCTACACTGTACATCATATCCATCATATAGTCTAATTGGGCTTGACCCAAAATAGCCCCATAAGTTTTAGGCCAAACTTCTTGAGCAATCGCT
Protein-coding sequences here:
- a CDS encoding GNAT family N-acetyltransferase; this encodes MIVIEQNSDPNFTDIIAIAQEVWPKTYGAILGQAQLDYMMDMMYSVASLQKQANEKQHHFILAKENEMSVGFASYEFDCNGTHKTKIHKIYILSTQQGKGIGRFLLDYIANEAQKHNNIALFLNVNKYNPAQHFYKKLGFDITKEEVIDIGQGYVMDDYVMEKKIN